A window of Odocoileus virginianus isolate 20LAN1187 ecotype Illinois chromosome 3, Ovbor_1.2, whole genome shotgun sequence genomic DNA:
AAGAGTGGCGTTTACTCTGGACTTCGGAGGCGagtgttcttttctttctaaaatcttCCTCTctcacacgcacgcacacacttatgcactcattcactcactccgCGCGCCCTCTGGTGGGCAGAgtgggggaagaaggaaaggaactgACAGCGacggggccggggggtgggggcgcgggggtggggggccgacccggaagagagaaggcagagatgGCCGGGAGGCAGACACCGCCCCCAGCCAAACGGTGATCTCCCGTCGTATCCCGGCGGGGTAGTCCCTCCTGCGGCTGCTAGGGGCCGCCCGCGCTCCAGCTGGTGCCCACGCGGGGCTTTTCCGGCCTGTACTCGCTTTTTAACATTGCTTTGCACACACAGTTCCTCACCCTGAGGAGCTCTTCCCTCCCTCATCCCTTAGTTCGCAGCTGACACCTTCCTTGACTCCATACAGATCAAACCCTTTGGAGTGATGTCCCCTTATAAGACCTCAGACCTCCCCTCCCTATTAATAGATTTGCCCCTGTGATTCATGTCTGCCATCCACCCAGGCGGTGGCTTCCTTAAGGGCAGGTGTACTAAGGTGCTTAGTGATggccgcctctttgcgaccccgtggactgcagcccgccagcctcctccgtccatgggattctccaggcaagagtactggagtgggtagccatttccttctccaggggatcttcccaacccagggatcgaacccaggtctcttgcattgcaggcagattctccatcATCTGAGCCAGACAGCACAGTATTTGTCTTGCTCACCGTTATAACCAGTACCTGAGAAAATGCTTGACATCTGAACCAGTGTAGCACTCGGGAGCCAGAGCCTGTGTTGGAGGGAGGCAGGCGAAGGCACCGACACAGCACAGGCGGAGCGGAGAAAGTTTATTAGAGAGCCAGGGCGCAAACACATATTTACACGGACCGCGCGGGGACATTAAAAGAAGCAGAGGCGGGGACGCGACGTTCCGGGAGCGGCTCAGACGAGTTCCACCTTGGCATTAGGGTACACCGCCACCACGTCGTAGCCCTCAGGCGGCTTGACGCGCGCCTTGGCGTGGCTCTCGCAGTACAGCCGCTCGTCCAGAAAGAAGTAACCGCGCTGTTTGAGGTTCAGGCCGCAGTCGCTGCACATGAAGCACTCGGGGTGGTAGAGTTTGTCCCGCGCCTTGACGATAGTGCCCCTAGAGGGTGATCGGAGAGGACGGCGTCAGGGGCGGACAGCTCCGTGAAGCACGGCCCTACTCAGGGCCTCGGACGGGGGAcgctgggggcaggtggggaaggCAGGGTGGGTACTCACACGATGCCGTGGCCGCAGCGCGTGCATTCGGGCAGCCCCTGCAGGCCACTCAGCGGAGCGCCTAGCTTGCTGGCCGTGGGCTTGAGGTTCCGGGGACCGCCAGGTCCGGGCCGTTCCCCTGAAAGCCAGAGAGCGATTTGCAAGAGCCCGTTGCGGAGGTCATCAGAAAAAGCGGAAAACTTCACTTCTGCAGAGTGCGGGGCTGCACCCTACTTTCGGAGCCACCCGCACAGAGACTGGGGAGGGGGTTGGAAGGGCGTTAAAGGAGGAGCTGCGATTCAAGTGGAGTGCTAATCAGAAAGCCCCGGTGCGGCGAGGGGTGTGAGGAGGGGCAGAGAACACGcgatgttgttcagtctctaagtcactTGGGACACGTTGGAGGGGCTAATGGCTGGGAAGCAAGACGTGGGGTCGCGAAAGCGCGGATAGGTTATGTTCGGAGGGCGGAGTTTGCTACCTCAAGGAGTGGGAAGATAGGTGGGGTAAAGAAAGAGTCCTACCGCCCTCGCCGGCCTCCAGCATGCCCTGCAAATAGCGGAAAGAGCCTGACTGCTTGGGCTCCGCAGCTGCAGGCTCAGCTGGCTCCCGAAGCATCCTGTACACCTCTGAGCCCAGGTCGACTCCGCAGTCGCGACTCCTCGGAAGGCCTCTGGCTGGGTCAGTGCTGGACGAAAGAGATGCACGGAGGGAAAGGGTTCCAGTACCAGCCTTCCCCCTGCCAGTCAGAGTTCTGGTGAGGTTTCCTGAGTCAGAATGCAACCAGCTGAGACTCAAGGTTAAGGGTCAAGATGGGACCTGGTGTGAGATTTGAGGGATCAGGAATTAAGGTGGGATCTGGGTAGGGCATCAAAGGTCTTGCCTCTGTACTACCTGTGGGGTGGAGACACGTGCAGGGCACCCATCTGGGCCAGTAAAGTAGCCTCACTGTTGCTGCCATTGTGAGGGACCGGGAGGCGAGGCGACTGCCCGTAAGGAGATCCCAAGCCTGGCCTGCCGTCTTCTGGCCCAAGCCCGGTGGCTGAGGGCCGCCTGCTTGTCAGTGGACTGCCATCCTAGGAGAGAGAGAAACCGGAGGCACTGGGAGACCCTCTGTGGTACAGCCACCTGTGCCCTGCTCCGCCAAGCCTTCTTGGGTGTTGGCTGACTACTCTTGCTCAGGCATCTCTGGGCTATGGTGCCTAGTCAGGGAACGGGTCTGTGGAGGAAAGGCTGAGCCTTGGGCCTGGTTCAACCcctgaagaaatgagaaatgcttatggaaagtcagacacaaaagccCTGAATCCTTGAGACTCAACCTTGGCTCATGAGCCCTGTTGTGGTTCTGACTCCCAGTGCCCATGTGGGTGGTGTTTGGGCAGGACCATGCCAAGAAGCCTTTTAAGGCCAGCATGCCTGTTGCAGAGTGTGTGGCTTCCTTGCGAAGGTGGTCCTGGTGCCAGGTTTTTTTACCTGTCAGAACCGCGCTGGGTACTAGATGGGCCCATGGCTGGGAATGCAAAACAGGAGCTCCTGTTCTACAGCCAAGAAAGGTCATCCGTCATTGTGCCCCAGGACCCTTTGGCAGGAGCAGGAGGTTTAAAGGCACCATTGTGgtacctccctggtggtccagtggctaagactctgcagtccccatgcaggggacccagatttgatccctggtcagggaatgttatcccatgtaccacaactaaggGTTTGattgctgcaactaaaaatccagCAAGCAATGACAACAAAGCtcaaagatccctcatgctgcagctaagacccagtgcagccaaataaataatttttttttctttaagaaaaggtACCGTTATGAGGTCAGCCTCCTCTCGGCCTGTATTTTCACCCCCACTTCCTGCTTCCCAGGCAAAAATGGGTGGCCTTCCATAGACAGAGCAGATGAGGGGCAGAGAGCAGGCCAGGGCTCAAAGCTCCCCATCCCATGACCCCACTGCCAGCCTGATGCCCATGACCAAGTCATCTAGGGGAAGGATGCCCTGAATATGCCTCCTCAACCCATGAGAAGAGGGAAGTTTCTTTACAGATGCGGGTCTGAATGAGGACTGGGGACCTTTGTCCCTGCAGTGCTCAGGGCCGTGTTTCCTCTAGTTTGTAGGTACACAGGCCTGTCCTCAGCAGTATGCTAACAAGCATGCACACTCTCACAATACCTTTACAGACATACCCATGCAGGAAGGCAACACACATGGATCAGCCAGTCCACCTACACACACCTAATCACACAGAGTTATGTGTACTTGGAGCCAGAGCTGGTTATGCTTGGGATGACCATGTCCCAATCCATTGACAGGGACACAGTTGGTGGCCAGAGCACTCTGACTTTAGGGTAGGGCCCAAGAACCCAGGCCATGAAGGTGTCCTCAGCCCCAGTCTGGGACGAAACATATAAACTGTCCCTCCACTCTACAGTGTGAACAGGGCTgtcaggtgggaggagaggaggcctACCATAGGGGGAAAGAGCAAGCCTAGGACTCGGGCAGCCTCCAGCTGGGGCACAGTTGAGCCTGCAGGGCTTTGCCCAAGCTGCTGCTTTCTGCAGGCTCTGAGCTGGGCAGGAGCATGAGGAATGGGTGAACTagcagctgagtgactgagtagGGTTGGAGTCCCAGCTTCTCCCACCCTAAAAGACAAATGAGAGGGTCTCTCGCTGCCCAGGTGGACCCCCATCAATGAGGCAACAGCAGCAGAAAAACCTTTACCCCTCTGGGTCCAAGAAGAGCCCCTGAGAAACCTGAGCACTCTCCCACGTGTGTCTGCAGGGCAGGCAGGCCAGGGCTGGCCTGGCCTCTAATGGGGACCAGATGGGCCATGGActgtgggggcagggctgggccccaTACAAAAGAGGCTTCAACAGGATGCGGGGCTAGAAGGACCTAGAGGAAGAAGGCCCTCAACTTACCCCTGCCCAGCAGGGTGTGGGGGTTTATTGCAGGGTcatcagagcccctgcccctcccaagGCCACCCATGCAGCAGCCTCTCTGCGGTTAAGACACACGTGATGACCTCAGTGTTGGTTGAGTCCCAGCTTTCTCACTTACTCACTGAGCCAGCTACTTCACCTCTGtgaacctgagtttcctcatctgtgaaaggggaACATGATGGTTTCTATATCATAAGTTCCTGGTGGGTATAAAATGAGACCTTTGCATATAAAGCACTGAGCGTAGTGCCTGGCATGCATCCATCATGGGATGAATGGCTGTTGTGAGCATTCCTGAGCCCCCACTCCTGAACTTCCCCTCTCCATGATGTGCCTGTGTGCTCTCGGGGCCCGAGTCCCTGCCAGCTGCTGATTTAGTTGTTGAAGCCTCAATGTGTCACTCCATAGCACGGGGGTAACCATGGGCTTGCTCATCAGCTCCCACGTGCCTGTGGTCAGAATCTGGGACACTCAACTGGGACAGAGGTGGGCACTAAATCCAGGTGAGCAGGTGGTACCTCCCAGAGGCCGAGCTTCGACTCTCTGCTTGTCTGGAGAGGACAGGCTGAGTCCTGGACTGCCTGCTGCACCTGGCTTGCCTTAAACCATCACCCGGTTCTCAGCTCAAATGCCACCGTCTCTGGGAAACCTTTCCTGATCACCATCCTTCCTTCACTCTGGGCTGTGTTCCCATGTGAGGCCTTAAAGAAGTCTTCTATGACCCTATATGGAAGGAGGGCCTGAAACCCCAGTTCGTGAGTGCCAGGGTACCTTGTGCTGGTCTGAGGGCCAGCTGTGGTTTTCCCCTCCTGTGATGGCTCCAGCTGGGCCCACCCCCGTTCCCCCTGCAGGCAGAGGGTGGTAGCAGTATGGGGACAATGGGCCCTGTGTCTGTGTTACTGAGGACACGACCGggcaggggctgggtgggggtgtTTCTGTCGCCACCCATGGAGCTCATGACCTTTTAAGTACAAAATAGGGGCAGTAGCTAAGAGGTTGCCCTGCTGCTTGTGGAAAATCCCTCTGCTTCCAGCCTGAGCCACCAGCAGCCTGGCCCTTGAGGAGGTCAGTGAGGGGaagtgtgggggcagggggaattGCACTCCAGCCCCTGGCCCCCCTGGCCCAAAGCCTCTCCCGGAGGACTCAGCAGACCTGAGCTTCACTTTGCAAAGCCTGACACTTACATGTGAGTGCTGGGCTCATGCATGAGCTGGGGGCCTGCACCATGTTGTCCCCATTTGTCAGCCCCATATCAGGCCTGGCTGACTTGTCTATCTCTCCCACCTCCTGTCCCCATGGGTCTATGGGACTACCAGGAACAAGCTCCTGAGATGCAGGTGTGGCCACAAATCTCTGCAAGAACAGCTGAGGTCTGGGGCAGAGGAAACTGAGAGCCCTTAGccctcccctctgctcccagCCACCCCTGGGActtttctctgagcctctggtgCACAATCTCACCTCTGGGCCTCTGTATGTGCTTTATTTTGTACGTGCACACTTCTCTCCAAGCCCCTTTGTTTGCCTTATTCTTCCTAGACCCTCAGGTCATGGCTTGgatatgccctcctccagttctCTCTGACCCCTTGATTGAGTTTTATACCTCTCTGGACTCCTTCAACCCCTGGCTTCTGCCATCCCAGAACTGCTAGGTGCTTCTCCCCTTCCAGAATGGGCACTTCCTGCATATGGTATATATCTGGCCTCAGGGATGCCAGTAAAAGCAAGATTGGAAACAAACATCAGAGAGAGATGGGGGCTGGGATAGGTGGTGAGGGCAAGGCCACAGCAAATCCTTCCCTCTGGTACATATAGCAAAGCCACcatggagagacagtggagaTGAGAGATAGTCCCAAATGCTAGGTCCCAAGTTCTGGATCCATCACAGACCAGTTGAGTTTCCACCTTGTTTAAACTCTGTGGCCCCAGAGATGTCAAGTTCACTCTGGATACCTCAGCCTTGCCACCTGGGCTACCCCTCAGGCCCATGGCAAAATGAGGCCCTAAGGCAGCCTGGCCCCACCTTACATTCCTTGAGGACGGCACCATAGCTATGACTCTTGTCACACACAGAAAGGTAACTGAGCAGACAGGCCTGCAGCCTGAGGTCTGCTAGCTGCAATTGCAGAATGGCCGGGAGGAAACTTCAGTTTTGGATAGGCAGGGCAGTGCCTTATATTCTAAGGTTGGCTCTGGCCAGGTAGGTGCCCAAGGTTAGGATGAGACAGAAGAGTACCCCATAACCTGTGGTCACTCCACAGCCTGTGGctgtcccccaccctgcccccacgcCTGATGACTTCCTCCTGATCTGGCATCACTGGGCAACCCAGCTGGGTAGGTGGTAGCCCTAAGCCAAAGCCTGGCCCAGTCCCTGCCCATCACAGGCACTACTGTCCCAGAATCCAGGACTGCCTGGGGTACCGGCAGAGCCCACTCAGGTACCCATCACCTGGGGAGCACCTGAGGGGGCATGGACAGGGCTCGGAGAAGCCTTCTGCTTCAGTCTCTGACGTGGGCATCTGAGAACCACAGTGAGGACATCCGCAGTTAAACCTGTGGATGAGGCCCAGCCTCTCTGCCCTGGGCTTGCTCTGAGCCAGGCCAGGCTAGGTCAGGCGGTATAAGTACAAACCTGGACCTCGGAGTCGATGTGGATCCTGTGTGCCTGAGCCTTGTCCTCTGGGGTATTGGGCCAGCTCCTGCCTTCAGGCCTGTGGCAGAAATTAGGATGGTCACAAATCTCTGCTTATTAGCCCGCTATGCCTGGGACGAGGACCAAGAAGGGTTGGGGTCTGGGCCCAGGGCCACCTTGGACCAGGCTCGGTACTCTGCATGGATGAGGATACCACCCCAGCACTTTCCCCTGCACCAGAACGGCGGCCGTTTCGGCAAGGAAACACAGCTCGGGATCCTGGGGTAGGCTGTGTGTCCCTTCTCCACCAGCTGCTCCTTCCCCTCCACCAGCTGCTCCTTCCCACTCTGGTCTGGTCCCTAGGAAGGAAGCCCTACAGCTTCCCCACTTTTCCACCCTCTCTGTCACCTATGGAAGCTCCGCATAAAGAGGGCCAAGCACATGGCGGGGCGGGGCAAGCCAGGCCTCACACACTAATCAGCTGGGAGCCCACTGCTCATCCCTCTTCCATCCACAGCTCTGCCCAGGCCTGCGGGTCAGGCACCCGGGGACTGTGGGGGGAAGTGAGATGGAGGCTCTGAGGGGTGCACCTCCCCTCCTGTAGCCGCCGGCAGAGTCATCACCAATGTCTGCCCAGCCCAGATGGGAAACAGGCCATTAGGAAATTCCTGCTTCGCCATAGAAACCAAAAGCCAAACACCACTCAGGAGGGAGAAAAACATCATAAACCTGCCATCAGTGGGGCAGGCGGGGCCGGGAGGCTACAAGCCTGGGGCCCAGTCCTGCCACCAGCTAGTCCTGTGAGAAGGCAGGCCAGGAGGGTGTGTGgaccctgaactggcaggtgagtgtgagtgaggcTGGTTACATCAAAGGGGAATAATGTCCCAACTCCACCCCACAGGGCCTCCTGGGACTTCTCAGGGGTCTCACCACTGGGCTAGCAGCTCAaccctgcccctctccctccaCTCAGAAGAGGATTTTAACGATCTGACCACACCTGTAGTCCACAGTCCCTCTGCTCTTGCTCACCACTGCCCCTTCCCTGGTCCCCTGCAGGCTACCTCTCTCCTCCACAGCTTTTCAGAGGCCTGTGGCACCAAGGCTATGCGGTCCCACCCCCACTGGCATCTGGCTCCAGCACCCTCAGCCATGCTCCCAAGTTACTGCCCTAACTCACAGCTAACTATGGCCTGGGCATACTCAGAACTCTGCTGGGATAAACCTAGGACATCTCATGTGGCTCTTTGGCCCTATACTTCCTTGAAGTCCTGCCCAGAAGAGAGGTACAAGCCTGAGGTCTGAGGATCAGAGGGTACAAAGTACCCAGAGCCATGAGAGTAGCCCAAGGCATCAGATTGGAATGAAAGGTTTATTTGTATGTCAAATTCCATTCCTAGATCTCCACACTTTAGACTGGGCAGGTAGCTCTATCTGCCATCTTTAAGTCCCCCAAAGGGTGGGCTGGGCAAATCCATCTTGTGTCACATGTAATAGGTGACAGGGATCCGACCAGAGGCCTTGGGGTTGGAGCTGATGCCAGGAAGGTCCTGGACCTACAGAACGTGGGTTAGTTAGCTTGGACTGCTGGATATCTGACTGAGTTCCAGACAA
This region includes:
- the PDLIM4 gene encoding PDZ and LIM domain protein 4 isoform X1; protein product: MPHSVTLRGPSPWGFRLVGGRDFSVPLTISRVHAGSKAALAALCPGDLIQAINGESTELMTHLEAQNRIKGCHDHLTLSVSRPEGRSWPNTPEDKAQAHRIHIDSEVQDGSPLTSRRPSATGLGPEDGRPGLGSPYGQSPRLPVPHNGSNSEATLLAQMGALHVSPPHSTDPARGLPRSRDCGVDLGSEVYRMLREPAEPAAAEPKQSGSFRYLQGMLEAGEGGERPGPGGPRNLKPTASKLGAPLSGLQGLPECTRCGHGIVGTIVKARDKLYHPECFMCSDCGLNLKQRGYFFLDERLYCESHAKARVKPPEGYDVVAVYPNAKVELV
- the PDLIM4 gene encoding PDZ and LIM domain protein 4 isoform X2, producing the protein MPHSVTLRGPSPWGFRLVGGRDFSVPLTISRVHAGSKAALAALCPGDLIQAINGESTELMTHLEAQNRIKGCHDHLTLSVSRPEGRSWPNTPEDKAQAHRIHIDSEVQDGSPLTSRRPSATGLGPEDGRPGLGSPYGQSPRLPVPHNGSNSEATLLAQMGALHVSPPHSTDPARGLPRSRDCGVDLGSEVYRMLREPAEPAAAEPKQSGSFRYLQGMLEAGEGGALSSRRGTNSTTPSASCAATAA